A genomic stretch from Halorhodospira halophila SL1 includes:
- the dapD gene encoding 2,3,4,5-tetrahydropyridine-2,6-dicarboxylate N-succinyltransferase, whose amino-acid sequence MAAQIQKVIDEAFEQRAQLNPNEAPAEIREAVEEALRRLDSGQARVAEPGADGWQVNEWLKKAVLLSFRLNDNRLMRGGVTNFFDKVPMKFAGWGEDALRESGVRVVPPAAARRGSYIAPGVVLMPSYVNIGAYVDEGTMVDTWATVGSCAQIGKNVHLSGGVGIGGVLEPLQANPTIIEDDCFIGARSEIVEGVTVGRGAVISMGVYVGQSTKIYDRTTGEVHFGHVPEGAVVVPGNLPAADGSHSLYCAVIIKYADEKTRAKVGINELLRP is encoded by the coding sequence ATGGCTGCACAGATCCAGAAGGTGATCGATGAGGCGTTTGAGCAACGCGCCCAACTCAACCCGAACGAAGCCCCGGCCGAGATCCGAGAGGCGGTCGAGGAAGCCCTGCGGCGCCTGGATAGCGGCCAGGCCCGGGTGGCCGAGCCGGGCGCCGACGGCTGGCAGGTCAACGAGTGGCTGAAGAAGGCCGTCCTGCTCTCGTTCCGCCTCAACGACAATCGCCTGATGCGCGGCGGCGTCACCAACTTCTTCGACAAGGTGCCGATGAAGTTTGCGGGCTGGGGCGAGGACGCCCTGCGCGAATCCGGTGTGCGCGTGGTGCCGCCGGCCGCCGCACGGCGGGGCAGCTACATCGCGCCGGGGGTGGTGCTGATGCCCTCCTACGTGAACATCGGCGCCTACGTCGACGAAGGGACCATGGTCGACACCTGGGCCACGGTGGGTTCCTGCGCCCAGATCGGCAAGAACGTCCACCTCTCCGGGGGCGTGGGGATCGGCGGGGTGCTCGAGCCGCTGCAGGCCAACCCGACCATCATCGAGGACGATTGCTTCATCGGCGCCCGCTCGGAGATCGTTGAGGGCGTGACCGTCGGCCGAGGCGCAGTGATCTCCATGGGCGTCTATGTCGGTCAGAGCACCAAGATCTACGACCGCACCACCGGCGAGGTCCACTTCGGACATGTACCGGAGGGGGCGGTGGTCGTTCCCGGCAATCTCCCGGCCGCCGACGGCAGCCACAGCCTTTACTGCGCGGTGATCATCAAGTACGCCGACGAAAAGACCCGCGCCAAGGTCGGTATCAACGAGCTGCTGCGCCCATGA
- the dapC gene encoding succinyldiaminopimelate transaminase: MNRGLSELQPYPFERMERLLTGRRAGPAAPIRLGIGEPQDPPPELLTRVLRDNLDQVARYPATRGLESLREAIAGWLRRRYRLPEAAINPDEHVLPVAGTREALFAIAQTVIGRGRPYVAMPNPFYQIYEGAALLSGARPLYLPIEPGSGLPDLDAIEPRTWQRVQLLYLNSPANPTGAVADSDYYRRVLELCDRYGFIIAADECYSEIYADEANPPPGLLQVCQAEGRADFHRCLVFHSLSKRSNAPGLRSGFVAGDPGLIHAFLRYRTYQGCALPLHVQAASAAAWRDEAHVIENRARYRERYEEVCTILAEALDEVAPPPATFYLWPRTPIDDQTFTRRLWEEENVTVLPGSFLSRPGGDGTPPGAGRIRMALVPDLATCIEAAERIRRFVHRNFQ; the protein is encoded by the coding sequence ATGAATCGCGGTCTCTCCGAGCTGCAGCCCTACCCCTTCGAGCGCATGGAGCGGCTCCTGACCGGGCGCCGAGCGGGGCCTGCCGCCCCGATCCGCCTAGGCATTGGTGAGCCCCAGGACCCGCCTCCCGAGTTGCTCACCCGGGTGCTCCGGGACAACCTGGATCAGGTGGCTCGCTATCCGGCCACCCGGGGCCTGGAGTCACTGCGTGAGGCGATCGCCGGATGGCTGCGCCGCAGATACCGCCTCCCCGAGGCGGCGATCAACCCGGATGAGCATGTGCTGCCGGTGGCGGGCACCCGCGAGGCGCTGTTCGCCATCGCCCAGACCGTCATTGGCCGGGGGCGGCCCTATGTGGCGATGCCCAACCCCTTCTATCAGATCTACGAGGGCGCGGCGCTGCTCAGCGGTGCCCGCCCGCTCTACCTGCCGATTGAGCCCGGCAGTGGCCTGCCCGATCTCGACGCCATCGAGCCCAGGACCTGGCAACGGGTGCAACTGCTTTACCTCAACAGCCCGGCCAACCCGACCGGCGCCGTAGCCGACTCCGATTACTACCGGCGCGTTCTGGAGCTGTGCGATCGCTACGGCTTCATCATCGCCGCCGACGAGTGTTATAGCGAGATCTACGCCGATGAGGCCAATCCCCCGCCCGGTCTATTACAAGTCTGCCAGGCCGAGGGGCGCGCGGATTTCCATCGGTGCCTGGTCTTCCACAGCCTCTCCAAGCGCTCCAACGCCCCTGGCCTGCGCTCCGGGTTCGTGGCCGGGGATCCCGGCCTGATTCACGCCTTTCTGCGCTACCGCACCTACCAGGGCTGCGCCCTGCCCCTGCACGTTCAGGCTGCCAGCGCCGCAGCCTGGAGGGATGAAGCGCACGTCATCGAGAATCGGGCACGCTATCGCGAGCGCTACGAGGAGGTGTGTACCATCCTCGCCGAAGCACTCGACGAGGTAGCCCCGCCGCCGGCGACCTTCTACCTCTGGCCACGTACGCCCATCGACGACCAGACTTTCACCCGCCGGCTGTGGGAGGAGGAGAACGTCACGGTGTTGCCGGGCAGCTTCCTCTCCCGCCCCGGTGGCGACGGCACGCCCCCCGGCGCGGGACGCATACGCATGGCGCTGGTTCCGGATCTAGCCACCTGCATCGAGGCGGCAGAGCGGATCCGGCGGTTTGTCCATCGAAACTTCCAATAG
- the glnD gene encoding [protein-PII] uridylyltransferase — protein sequence MPVTACPALEPDALVRALEAGEPLVPTLRRALQQADQALAARFRAGTSAAELVPERAATMDEVVKQLWRSSLGGDEPQGCALLAVGGYGRGELHPGSDIDVLVLVDPEHRDALAPLLEAFIAGLWDLGLEVGHSVRSVDECIAAAADDITIATNLMESRQLCGTPDLGQALRQALTANRIWPSPAFFEAKLAEQQARHAKFHDTAYNLEPNIKSSPGGLRDIQMVGWVAKRHFGAEHLHERVAGGFLTEAEYQALHAGQCFLWDVRFGLHLIAGRREDRLLFDHQVGLAELFGYVDDDQTLAVEQFMQRYFRTAMDISRLNEMLLQHFQEAILYTSSGAEPTPINRRFQIRRDFLEVTDPSVFRRYPFALLEVFLILQQHPQLKGVRASTIRLIRQHRTLIDESFRRDLRCRSLFMEILRQPQGITHALRRMHRYGVLGRYIPAFGRISGRMQYDLFHVYTVDSHTLFVVRNLRRMALAEHRTELPLAHDIMQQLPKPELLFLAALFHDIAKGRGGDHSELGAGDAYEFCIQHGLGAYDARLVAWLVRHHLDMSVTAQRKDLSDPAVITDFARTMGDQLHLDYLYLLTVADIRATNPDLWNAWRAALLNELYVLARAAIRRGLSKPLDKRELIRDTQRDARRILRQRGYGPGRIRGVWRQLPEDYFLRHSAEEIAWHTEAIAETAPAQLPLVLAASQETGGGARIFLYAPDSRDLFARCVWALDRLGLSIQDARVITTDGGFTLDSYRVLEQHGAPPSEEQRLEEVRQALAAAAAEQGPPPAPVARHIPRQLQHFRTETQIHFTDDPDNHRTVVELITADRPGLLARVGKAFSGCGVRVKNAKIATMGERAEDVFFITDDQGQPLRLPVQYRCVREALYELLDEEATNA from the coding sequence ATGCCCGTTACGGCCTGCCCCGCCCTGGAGCCCGACGCACTGGTCCGGGCGCTGGAGGCGGGCGAGCCGCTGGTTCCCACGCTGCGCCGTGCCCTGCAACAGGCTGATCAGGCCCTTGCTGCACGATTCCGGGCGGGGACGAGCGCCGCCGAGCTGGTCCCCGAGCGCGCGGCCACCATGGATGAAGTGGTCAAGCAGCTGTGGCGAAGCAGCCTGGGCGGCGACGAGCCACAAGGGTGTGCCCTGCTGGCGGTAGGCGGCTACGGGCGTGGCGAGCTGCATCCCGGTTCGGATATTGACGTCCTGGTGCTGGTCGACCCCGAGCACCGAGATGCCCTCGCCCCACTCCTGGAGGCGTTCATCGCCGGACTGTGGGACCTCGGGCTGGAGGTGGGCCACAGCGTGCGCAGCGTGGATGAGTGCATCGCTGCCGCCGCGGATGATATCACCATCGCCACCAACCTGATGGAGTCGCGCCAGCTCTGCGGCACCCCTGATCTCGGCCAGGCATTGCGACAGGCCTTGACGGCAAATCGGATCTGGCCGAGTCCGGCCTTTTTCGAGGCCAAGCTGGCCGAACAGCAGGCCCGCCACGCCAAATTCCACGACACGGCTTACAACCTGGAGCCGAATATCAAGTCGAGCCCGGGCGGGCTGCGCGATATCCAGATGGTGGGCTGGGTAGCCAAGCGCCACTTCGGGGCGGAGCACCTGCACGAACGGGTCGCCGGAGGGTTCCTCACCGAAGCCGAGTACCAAGCCCTGCACGCTGGCCAGTGTTTCCTCTGGGATGTGCGGTTCGGCCTGCACCTGATCGCCGGCCGACGCGAGGACCGACTGCTCTTCGATCACCAGGTCGGCCTGGCGGAGCTGTTCGGCTACGTGGATGACGACCAAACCCTGGCCGTCGAACAGTTCATGCAGCGTTACTTCCGGACCGCCATGGACATCTCCCGCCTCAACGAGATGCTCCTGCAACACTTTCAGGAGGCCATCCTGTATACGAGTTCGGGGGCTGAGCCGACACCGATCAACCGGCGCTTCCAGATCCGTCGCGACTTCCTGGAGGTCACCGACCCCTCGGTCTTTCGGCGTTACCCTTTCGCCCTGCTGGAGGTCTTTCTGATCCTGCAGCAGCACCCGCAGCTCAAGGGGGTCCGTGCCTCGACCATCCGGCTCATCCGCCAGCACCGAACGCTGATCGATGAGAGCTTTCGGCGTGATCTGCGGTGCCGCAGCCTGTTTATGGAGATCCTCCGGCAACCCCAGGGGATCACCCACGCCCTGCGCCGCATGCACCGCTACGGCGTCCTCGGGCGGTACATCCCGGCCTTCGGGCGTATCAGCGGACGCATGCAGTACGACCTGTTCCACGTCTACACCGTTGACTCCCACACCCTGTTCGTGGTCCGCAACCTGCGCCGCATGGCCCTCGCGGAGCACCGCACGGAACTCCCCTTAGCCCACGACATCATGCAGCAGCTCCCCAAGCCCGAGCTGCTCTTCTTGGCCGCCCTGTTCCACGATATCGCCAAGGGGCGCGGCGGCGACCACTCCGAACTCGGGGCCGGCGATGCCTACGAATTCTGCATCCAGCATGGGCTCGGGGCCTACGACGCCCGCCTGGTGGCCTGGCTGGTGCGCCACCATCTGGATATGTCGGTCACTGCACAGCGCAAGGATCTCTCCGACCCGGCAGTGATCACCGATTTCGCCCGCACCATGGGCGACCAGCTCCATCTGGACTACCTCTATCTGCTCACCGTCGCCGACATTCGGGCGACCAACCCAGACCTCTGGAACGCCTGGCGCGCAGCGCTGCTCAATGAGCTCTACGTGCTGGCACGGGCCGCCATCCGCCGCGGCCTCAGCAAGCCGCTGGACAAGCGCGAGCTGATCCGCGATACCCAGCGGGATGCGCGGCGGATCCTGCGCCAGCGGGGCTACGGACCGGGGCGCATCCGGGGCGTCTGGCGCCAACTGCCAGAAGACTATTTCCTGCGCCATAGCGCCGAGGAGATCGCCTGGCATACCGAGGCCATCGCCGAGACCGCACCGGCACAATTGCCGCTGGTCCTCGCCGCCAGCCAGGAGACCGGGGGGGGCGCGCGGATCTTCCTCTACGCCCCCGACAGCCGCGACCTCTTCGCCCGCTGCGTGTGGGCCCTGGACCGGCTCGGACTGAGCATCCAGGATGCCCGGGTGATCACCACCGACGGCGGCTTTACCCTGGATAGCTATCGGGTGCTCGAACAACACGGCGCGCCGCCGAGTGAAGAGCAACGACTTGAGGAGGTCCGCCAGGCGCTAGCGGCAGCCGCCGCCGAGCAGGGGCCGCCACCGGCCCCGGTGGCGCGCCATATCCCGCGACAGCTCCAGCACTTCCGGACCGAGACCCAGATCCACTTCACAGACGACCCGGATAACCACCGCACGGTGGTGGAGCTGATCACCGCCGACCGTCCCGGGCTCTTGGCCCGCGTGGGGAAGGCCTTCTCGGGGTGCGGGGTGCGGGTCAAGAACGCCAAGATCGCCACCATGGGAGAACGGGCCGAGGACGTGTTTTTCATCACCGATGACCAGGGCCAGCCATTGCGTCTCCCGGTGCAGTACCGCTGCGTACGCGAGGCCCTGTATGAGCTTCTCGACGAGGAGGCCACCAACGCATGA
- the dapE gene encoding succinyl-diaminopimelate desuccinylase, with protein MSATLELARELIQRPSVTPEDAGCQTLVAERLAAAGFGAEWLNAAGVTNLWAQRGTERPLFCFLGHTDVVPSGPESAWQHPPFQPIVENGCLYGRGAADMKGSVAAFVAAVERFVARHPDHAGAIAVLLTSDEEGPAVDGTRRVVETLAARGAAIDYCLVGEPSSQARLGDEYKVGRRGSLTGHLTVHGEQGHVAYPHQADNPIHAFAPALQELVATEWDQGDADFPPTSFQISNIQAGTGADNVIPGAMEVVFNLRYAPAVSAEELQERIESILHRHGVHHTLHWRHSGAPFATREGALIDAVEQAVTAHTGQCPRRSTSGGTSDGRFMGPTGAQVVELGPLNATIHKANEHVAVADLEALEAIYFDILQHLLAPAD; from the coding sequence ATGAGCGCCACGCTCGAGCTCGCCCGGGAGCTGATCCAGCGCCCGTCGGTAACTCCCGAGGACGCCGGATGCCAGACCCTCGTCGCCGAGCGCCTGGCCGCGGCCGGGTTCGGCGCCGAGTGGCTGAACGCCGCCGGGGTCACCAACCTGTGGGCGCAGCGCGGCACCGAGCGCCCCCTGTTCTGCTTTCTCGGCCACACCGACGTGGTCCCCAGCGGTCCAGAGTCGGCCTGGCAACACCCGCCGTTCCAGCCCATCGTCGAGAACGGCTGTCTCTATGGCCGAGGCGCGGCCGACATGAAGGGCAGTGTGGCGGCCTTCGTCGCTGCGGTGGAGCGCTTCGTCGCCCGCCACCCGGACCACGCGGGCGCCATCGCCGTGCTGCTGACCAGCGACGAGGAAGGCCCCGCGGTGGATGGCACCCGACGCGTGGTCGAGACCCTGGCAGCGCGGGGGGCGGCCATCGACTACTGCCTGGTGGGCGAACCCAGCAGCCAGGCACGGCTCGGCGACGAGTACAAGGTCGGCCGCCGCGGGTCCCTAACGGGGCACCTCACCGTGCACGGCGAACAGGGGCACGTCGCCTACCCGCACCAGGCGGACAATCCCATCCACGCGTTCGCCCCGGCACTCCAGGAGCTGGTCGCCACCGAGTGGGACCAGGGCGATGCCGACTTCCCGCCGACGAGCTTCCAGATCTCCAACATCCAGGCGGGCACCGGCGCCGACAACGTCATCCCCGGAGCCATGGAGGTCGTGTTCAACCTGCGCTACGCCCCGGCGGTCTCCGCCGAGGAGCTTCAGGAACGGATCGAATCCATCCTGCACCGTCACGGGGTGCACCACACCCTGCACTGGCGGCACTCCGGCGCCCCCTTCGCCACCCGCGAGGGCGCACTCATCGATGCCGTTGAACAGGCAGTCACAGCGCACACCGGGCAGTGTCCACGACGATCGACCTCCGGCGGCACCTCCGATGGCCGTTTCATGGGTCCGACCGGGGCGCAGGTGGTCGAGCTTGGTCCGCTGAACGCCACCATCCACAAGGCCAACGAGCACGTCGCGGTCGCCGACCTGGAGGCCCTGGAGGCGATCTACTTCGACATCCTGCAGCACCTGCTGGCCCCGGCCGACTGA
- the map gene encoding type I methionyl aminopeptidase, with the protein MSVPIKTAKEIEGMRRAGRMAASVLDRIAPHVEPGVTTEHLDALCHRYITEELGATPAPLNYRGFPKATCTSVNHVVCHGIPGPKKLKKGDILNIDVTVIDPEGWHGDTSRMFYVGEPSILARRLVETTRDCLWCGIEQVRPGATLGDIGYAVQRHAEEHNFSVVREYCGHGIGQSFHEEPQVLHYGQPGTGMRLEPGMTFTIEPMINAGRPATKLLRDQWTVVTKDRSLSAQWEHTLLVTEDGYEILTPAPDGR; encoded by the coding sequence ATGTCTGTACCCATCAAAACCGCCAAAGAGATCGAGGGCATGCGCCGCGCCGGAAGGATGGCGGCAAGCGTGCTAGATAGGATCGCCCCCCACGTGGAGCCCGGAGTCACCACCGAGCACCTCGACGCGCTTTGCCACCGCTACATCACTGAAGAGCTCGGGGCTACGCCGGCGCCGCTGAATTATCGCGGTTTCCCCAAAGCCACCTGCACTTCGGTCAATCACGTGGTCTGCCACGGGATCCCGGGGCCGAAAAAACTGAAAAAAGGCGACATCCTCAATATCGACGTCACGGTGATCGACCCAGAGGGCTGGCACGGCGATACCAGCCGGATGTTCTACGTCGGCGAGCCGAGCATCCTGGCCCGGCGCCTGGTCGAAACCACCCGGGACTGCCTGTGGTGCGGCATCGAACAGGTCCGCCCGGGGGCAACCCTGGGGGACATCGGCTACGCCGTGCAACGCCACGCCGAGGAGCATAACTTCTCGGTGGTGCGGGAGTACTGCGGCCACGGCATCGGGCAGAGCTTCCACGAAGAACCCCAGGTGCTCCACTACGGCCAGCCAGGCACCGGCATGCGCCTTGAGCCCGGCATGACCTTCACCATTGAGCCGATGATCAACGCCGGCCGACCGGCCACCAAGCTGTTACGGGATCAATGGACGGTGGTGACCAAGGATCGCAGCCTCTCGGCTCAGTGGGAGCACACCCTGCTGGTCACCGAGGACGGCTACGAGATCCTGACGCCGGCGCCGGACGGACGCTGA